CCGGCATGGTTTAGGTCTGCTCCTTCAGCGGATTCGGTTTTTTTCTTAACGCGTCTTATAACCGCAGAAGCTTCTATTCTTTTTCCGGCAAGTATCGGGTGGATTTCAACCATTTCATCTTTCATAAGATTGCATGAAGATTCAAGCAGCAACCCGGAAAGACTTATATCTATTACCAACCCCTTTATTTTTCTAATCTTCTCTTTTTCTCTGTTTATTATAAAAGCCGGTTCCGAAATTGTGAATCGCGGATGCTTGCGTCTGTCTTCAGTTTCAACCCTTGTAGATAAAGTAGCTAAATGTCTCTGTGAAGTTATTTTGATTATTTTTTCGAGTTCATCTGCACTAACTGGTTTATTAAGATATTCAGATGCGCCGAGCTTTGATGATCTTATATAGCTCTCAACGTCTCCGTAAGAGGTGCAAATTATGACATCGGTATTTATGTTGTTTTCATGGATCATTCTGAGAAGTTCAACGCCACCTAAATATGTTGCCTTAATACCGCTGATCAATATTTCAATGTTACCTTTTTTTAATTCCTTCCAAGCTTTTTCACCATTATTTGATAATTTTACATTATAACCTTTTTTTTCCAGCTGGTTTGCTAGGGTAACACCACCATCATCACCTTCTTCATCAACAATCATTATATTTCTGACATGCTTAATCATAAAAACCTATGAATTTAGATATTAACTGGCCACTTGAATATAAACCCACCTAACGATGTTGTCAAGGTTAAGAGTTTTTAGTCTAATTTTTAGAAAAATATATTAGTTTTAAGATATTAACTAGACTATTTATCAGGCAGCATTGATCCAATTTATTATATATTGCAGACCAATACTGAAATTATTTGGTGTCAATCTGGGCTCGTTGAAGTCTGCCGCTATAATCAATGTACACTGTCTTGATCTCGCTGAAAAATTCAAGTGCAGATGCACCTGATTCTCTGTGTCCATTGCCTGTATTCTTAAAGCCGCCGAAGGGAAGATGACATTCAGCGCCTATGGTCGGGCTGTTTACATAGACTATTCCGGATTCTGCTTCGTTTACAACCCTCAAAGCATGGTTCACATTTTTCGTATAAACCGATGAAGACAGCCCATATGAAGTGCTGTTTAATGCATTGATCGCCTCGTTTATTCCGTTAACAGGTATTATCAGTACGACAGGACCGAATATTTCTTCTCTCGCTATGGTCATACAGCTCTTGCCGTCAGCAAAAATAGTAGGCTCGTAAAAAAAACCTTTTTTATGTTTTCCTGAATTTAATATTTCCCCTCCGCACAGGAGTTTCGCCCTGTCTATATCTTTCCCTATCTGCACATAGTGTTCTATCTTTTCAAGCTGCTGCTGATTTATTATTGGTCCAAGATCAACTGAAGCATCCATGCCGTTGCCGACATTAAGTTTCATGGTTCTTTTGAGAAGTTTGTCTGCGAACTCTTTTATGACTTTTCTGTCTATAATCAACCTGCTCGTAGCAGTGCAGCGCTGTCCGGATGTGGCAAAGGCTCCCCATAATGCTCCATCTACTGCAAGATCAATATCTGCATCGCTTAAAACTATCTGTCCGTTCTTTCCTCCCATCTCGAGGGAACATCTCTTATGGGATTCACCGCAAAGCGATGCTATGAGCTTTCCTGTTTGAGACGAGCCGGTAAAAGATACAAGACTTACATCAGGATGCCTTACGATAGCTTCTCCTGCCTCTTTGCCTAACCCATATACTAAGTTTACTACTCCTTCGGGGAGGCCTGCTTCCATAAGAAGCTCAACAAAAACCCGTGCAGTCTCAGGTGTATCAGTTGCTGGCTTGAAAACAACGGTGTTCCCGCATATCAGTGCCGGAAAAATCTTCCATGCAGGTATGGCAGCAGGAAAATTCCATGGTGTGATTATCCCTGCCACTCCGACCGGAGACCTCATAGTATAAGCGATTTTATTTGTAAGCTCCGAAGGAGTCGTAAAACCGAAAAGCCTTCTCCCTTCTCCTGCCATGTAAAAAGCAGTATCGATTGCTTCCTGAACGTCTCCGCGCGTTTCAAGAATTGTTTTTCCCATTTCCCGGGTTTCTATTTTCGCAATTTCTTCCTTACGTTTTATAAGGAGATTGTGAGCATTAAGGATAATCTCTCCTCTCTTTTGGGCCGGGAGACTGCTCCATCCTTTAAAGCATTTCTTTGCGGATTTAACTGCCTTATCTACGTCACTCAGTTCAGACTGTGCATATAGACCGATGACATCATCTGTATTCGCAGGGTTTATATTCTTAAAATATTTTCCAGATGCCGGAGGACAGTATTTACCGCCAATAATGTTATTATGTTTTTTCATGACTCTCCCTCCTAGTTACTTTCCCTTTTCTTCCACATGGCTCAAAGCATCATCAAAAATCGAAAGAGCTTTATCCGCCTGTGAGCGGCTTATTATCAAAGGAGGAAGGAAGCGGATGGAATTTGTGCCGCAGCCCAGTATTATAAGCCCCTTCTGAAAACAAAGATTAAGTATTTGAGCTCTTTCTTCAGTGGCCCGGGACTTTGTTTCCCTGTCTTTTACAAGCTCCACACCAAGCATCAAACCTATTCCGCGGACATCGCCGATGAGCCTGTGGTTCTTCTGCATATCAAGGAGACATTGCTTCATGTAATCTCCCACTGCTTTTGCATTTTCCATCAGGTTTTCTTCAAGCAGCTTTATAGTTGCCAGAGAAGCTTCGCATGCAACAGGATTTCCTCCGAATGTACTTGCATGACTTCCCGGGGGCCAATCCATTATTTTTTCTGACGCAACAGTTGCCGAAAGCGGAAGTCCCGATGCGATCCCTTTAGCCAGAGTCACGATATCGGGTATAGTGTCGAAATTTTCAATCGCAAGGAATTTTCCGGTCCTTCCGCAGCCCGACTGAACTTCATCGGCAACGAGAAGTATCCCGTATTTTCTGCATATTTTTTTTAAAGCAGGCAAAAAACCGGGGGGCGGTACAACATATCCTCCTTCTCCCAGGATGGGTTCCACAAATATCGCTGCCACCTCGTCAGAGGGAACAGTATGCTGAAAAAGCTCTTCTTCTATCCATGAAACACAGGCAAGGCAGCAGCCTGGATACTTAAGTCCCTGCGGGCACCGATAGCAGTAAGCGTAAGGGACATGGAAGACTCCCGGAACGAGCGGGGAAAACTTTTTTTTCTGAATAGTCTTGCTTGCTGATAGTGACAAAGCGCCCAATGTCCTTCCATGGAAAGCCCCGAGAAAACCGATTACAAGCTGCCTTCCCGTATGGTGCCTTGATAATTTAAGCGCCGCCTCCACTGATTCAGCTCCGGAGTTGCCGAAAAATACCCGCTTCCTGTAATTTCCCGGAACAAGTGTGTTTAGTTTTTTTGCAAGCCTCATCTGTGACGGATAGTAGAAATCCGTTCCTGACATATGTATGAGTTCATTGGCTTGCCTTGATATGGAGGCGATTACTTCAGGATGACAGTGCCCTGTAACAGTCACTCCTATGCCGGAAGAAAAATCAAGGAACCTGTTTCCGTCAATATCTGTGATAATTGCGCCGCGCCCTCTTACGGCGACAAGAGGATAACAACGCGTATAAGAAGGGGATATGTAATGGGTATCTTCCTTTACAAATGCGCTGGCTTTTGGACCCGGTATTTTCTCTTTGTTTTTTTTCTTTTTCATCAGGACAAGTCTCCTTTTTAATAATAAGCACGAAGACCGAGCACATGCTCTCCGATTATGAGCGTCTGTATCTGCGAGGTTCCTTCATAAATTGTTGCCACCTTGGCATCCCTTAAATATCTTTCTACAGGGAAATCATCGCAATAACCATAGCCTCCGTGGATCTGGATTGCATCATTTGCAGCGCGAAAAGCTGCCTCGCTTGCGTAATACTTTGCAATCGATGTTTCCAGTATGCTTTTCTTCCCCCTGTTTTTAAGGTCGCCTGCCCTGTAAACAAGAAGTCTTGCAGCATCCCGCTCGATAACCATTTTGGCTATCATCTCCTGCACGAGCTGGTAGGAGCCTATAGGTTTCCCGAAGGTCTTCCTTTCCTTTGCGTACTTTACGCAGGCATCGATGCATCCAGAGCTTATCCCAACACAGCCTGCAGCAACGCTGTAGCGTCCAGTATTAAGTGAATTCATGGCAATACTGAAACCATCTCCCACTTTGCCGAGGACAGAGTCTTCAGGAACTTCCACATCTTCAAGGACAAGGGCAGCAGTGTTGCTTGCGCGCAGCCCCAGTTTTCCTTCGATAGTGTAGCTGGAAAAACCTTTGGATTTAGTATCAACGAGGAATGCAGTGATCCCCTTATGTTTTTTTGATTTGTCAGCCTGTGCAAATAGTATGGCAATATCGGAAACACCGCCGTTTGAGATCCACATCTTGTTTCCATTAATTATCCATTTACCATTTTTATATGCTGCCATTGTGCTGATGTTCGATGCATCGCTTCCGGCCTCAGCTTCGGTTAAGGCAAAGCATCCTATCATTTCAGCGCTCATCAGGCGTGGCAGATATTTCCTTTTTTGTTCCTCTGTCCCGTATTTAAGGATTGTGTGCTCTACGAGGGAAACCTGAACCGATACGGTCGTCCTAACCGATGAGTCTCCCCTTCCTATTTCTTCTGCAATCAGGGCATAGCTTATATAATCAAGCCCGGAGCCGCCGTATTCTGACGGCATAGATGCGCCGAGCAGCCCAAGCTCTGCCATCTTGTTTATTATCTCACGCGGGAAATGTTTCTCTGTGTCGTTTTTCCTTGCTACCGGTATTATCTCTTCATCAGCAAATTTCTTTGCTGTGTTTTTTATCATTAGTTGTTCTTCAGTGAATTCAAAGTTCATAAATATCACCTCCTACTTATTTATTAACAATTATCAATAAACAATACCAGACATTTGGCGCTTCCACCTGCTTTAATGAATTCCGAAAGATCCGTTTCAATCACTTTCATGCCATGATTTTTAAGATTATCTTTTGCATCTTTGCATCTGCTGTTGATTATAGCAGTTTCCCCGATTGTCACTGCATTACAGCAGAATCTTGCCGCGTCTTTGGCATTTACAGGTATTCTTGTTTTTATATTTTTTGTTATGACTTTTCTTCCAAAAGCATCAAATGCTCGCGGATAATAAATGATGGCTTTATCCGAAAGCGGTGCAAAACAGGTATCAAGGTGGTAGAATCTTTTATTCACAAGCTCCAGCGAAAGCACGCGTTTCCCTGTGATTTTGGAGATTATTTCGTGCGCCCTGATGTCTGAGCGGATGACATAGCCTGCGAAAAAAGAGTCGTCAATTTTAAGTATGTCTCCTTCGCCTTCAAAGTGAATGGCCCTCGGGATTGTAAAGACTTCATAACCTTTTTTATCAAACCACCCGGCAAAATGCTTTTCTTCTCCCTTCCTCTCTTTGTACCTGAAATTGCTCTTGATGAATTTTCTGCCAAAGGCAAGTCCTGCATTTGCAGTGAAAACCATGTCAGGAAGGCCTTTTATAGGTTTGATAATCTCTATTTTTACTCCGAGATTATTTATTATGTCATGAAGATTTTCCCACTGTTTTTTTGCTTTTTTCTGGTCAGCTTTATTTCTTACATGCATCCATGGATTGATCTCATAGTCTATGGCATAATAATCAGGAGGGCACATCAGTATGGAAGTCATATAAAGAGTCTATTATTTTTTAATTAATGGTTCTAGTCAGCTTTTTTAATCAAATGGATTGTAAGTTCCCTTAAGAAAAGCTCTGCATCTGTTACAAGTCCGACAGCCTGACATGTGCCCCGGTCAGAAAGCTTTGTAACCACCTCAGGATTTATATCAACACAGATTGTCTTAACACTTGCCGGCAAAAGATTGCCTGCCGCAATTGAATGGAGCATTGATGCAATCATAATGCAAAGTTTTACGTCTTTGAATTTTTCTCTCAAAAGCCGCTGTGCTTCTTTCATGTCTGATACGACCTCTGGGAGCGGGCCGTCATCTCGTATCGAACCTGTAAGTATGAAATCAGTATTGGTTTTAACACAGGCGTGCATTATGCCTTCTTTTATAATCCCTTTTTTAACTGCCTGTCTGATGCCGCCTGTTTTTCTGATCGTGTTTATTGCGCGGAGATGATGTTCATGTCCTTTTTTCGTAATAATTCCCTCTTTGAGCGAAATTCCCAGCGAAGTGCCGTAAAGGCATGCCTCTATGTCATGCGTTGCAAAACCGTTACCGGCAAAGATTATATCAACATATCCATTAAGAATGAGCGATTCGAGATAGCCTCGCGCACCTGTATGGATAATGGCAGGTCCGCAGACAAAGAGTATTTTTCCATTTTTTGCAGAGCGTACTTCCTTCAGGTCTTCTGCAATATGTTTTATTGCAAGCCATTTGGATTTTTCAGGAGACACAGTGCTTCCCATGAATTCGAATATCCCTGAATGCCTCATCCTGCTCATGGGTGTAAGATGAATTCCATTATGTCCGGTAACTATCATGTCCCCTTTTTTCACGTCGCCCATTTTGATGCACAGGGCATGATTGAAATCATCGGTGATTTTTATCCCGCTGTCCATGCAGATGTTTTTTACGGTAAGCCATTTCTCTTTTATCATTATGCGCGTTGGAAGATTTGTAGTGATATAAAAATCATCGGGAAAGACTCCATATGAAGTTGCTGTCCGCAGTGCCGCCTCTTTTTCTTCTATCTGCGAGGCTCCGAGTTTCAGTATCCTTTGAAGTGTTGAGCTAAGCGCTTTTTGGGAACCTGACGATATTTTTATTAGCGCTGAACTTGTGTCATTCCTGTTTTTCCCGACTTTTATTTCTTCTATCTCATAATTGCATCCATGCTCGAGGATTTCGTCAAGGGTTTTGGGGAGAGTGAGCGAGTCTATTATGTGTCCGCTGAGCCTGACCTTTGTTTGAAATTTTTTCATATTATAATTTTAACCAATAGGCTCTGATTATGAAAGTGAAAAAATTCTGCAGGGGGGAAGTCCAGTGTATCTATGCATTGTAGCCAAACGCAACAAAAGCTGTCGGGTTTTCAAACACTTTATTGTCTTGAAAATCAACAAGATAAGATTTCTTCTAAAAAACTGTACGTTTTTCTGGACATGTTATAGGATAATTCTTTTCAAGCTTCTTCCTTATTTTCATAATTTACTGCAATAATTCAATGTGATTACACTTACAAAAAAATCTGGCATTAAATTTGCAAAATAACTATGTTTTGTATTTATATTGGAATTTTAATTAGTTCAGGAAAATCCCCAGTTGGGATAATCAAGGAGTTCTGAAATGGAAATAAGAAAATTAAGTTATCAATATTCAAACATCAAAAATATCTTATCAATTATTTTTTCCCTATTATTTCTTTGCTGTCCGCTTTTTTTGCAGGCTTCTGATGATATGCAGTCTGATGTAAGTTCAAAAAAATCATATGGAAAGATAGACAGCATTGTCGGGAAACTCATAGATAAGTACAATATGAAGGGTTTGACTGAGGCAAATCAATTTGCAGCAGAGCAGGGTGTTAAGTTAGAAAATGGCAAGGTCAAAGTTATACTTGTCGTAGATGAAAATACTTTGATTGATGAACAGGGGTTGGCTTCATATGGTGTTGATATTGACAGGAAAGCAAAGAACCTTATCAGGGCGTTCATTCCTGTTAGTCGTCTAAAATCAATTGAAAAAGATTTCCCAGATATCACTCGCATAAGACAGCCTTTTACGCCGCTGGAGCTTGCGACAAGTGAAGGAGTAGCTCTTACCAATGCAGCAAATTGGCAGGACATGTGTTTTACAGGCAAAGGTGTGAAGGTTGCGATTATTGACCTTGGCTTTAACAATCTCACTGCAACAATCGCAAATGGAGACCTGCCATCAACAGTTGTAACACATGATTATTCGGGGACAGGGCTTGAGACAGGCACTGTTCACGGCACTGCGGTTGCCGAGGCTGTCCATGACATGGCTCCCGATGCAGAGCTTTACCTTTTAAAGATTGCAGACGAGGTTGACCTTTTCGATGC
The sequence above is drawn from the Candidatus Schekmanbacteria bacterium genome and encodes:
- a CDS encoding aldehyde dehydrogenase family protein, with amino-acid sequence MKKHNNIIGGKYCPPASGKYFKNINPANTDDVIGLYAQSELSDVDKAVKSAKKCFKGWSSLPAQKRGEIILNAHNLLIKRKEEIAKIETREMGKTILETRGDVQEAIDTAFYMAGEGRRLFGFTTPSELTNKIAYTMRSPVGVAGIITPWNFPAAIPAWKIFPALICGNTVVFKPATDTPETARVFVELLMEAGLPEGVVNLVYGLGKEAGEAIVRHPDVSLVSFTGSSQTGKLIASLCGESHKRCSLEMGGKNGQIVLSDADIDLAVDGALWGAFATSGQRCTATSRLIIDRKVIKEFADKLLKRTMKLNVGNGMDASVDLGPIINQQQLEKIEHYVQIGKDIDRAKLLCGGEILNSGKHKKGFFYEPTIFADGKSCMTIAREEIFGPVVLIIPVNGINEAINALNSTSYGLSSSVYTKNVNHALRVVNEAESGIVYVNSPTIGAECHLPFGGFKNTGNGHRESGASALEFFSEIKTVYIDYSGRLQRAQIDTK
- a CDS encoding acyl-CoA dehydrogenase family protein, with translation MNFEFTEEQLMIKNTAKKFADEEIIPVARKNDTEKHFPREIINKMAELGLLGASMPSEYGGSGLDYISYALIAEEIGRGDSSVRTTVSVQVSLVEHTILKYGTEEQKRKYLPRLMSAEMIGCFALTEAEAGSDASNISTMAAYKNGKWIINGNKMWISNGGVSDIAILFAQADKSKKHKGITAFLVDTKSKGFSSYTIEGKLGLRASNTAALVLEDVEVPEDSVLGKVGDGFSIAMNSLNTGRYSVAAGCVGISSGCIDACVKYAKERKTFGKPIGSYQLVQEMIAKMVIERDAARLLVYRAGDLKNRGKKSILETSIAKYYASEAAFRAANDAIQIHGGYGYCDDFPVERYLRDAKVATIYEGTSQIQTLIIGEHVLGLRAYY
- a CDS encoding TIGR00300 family protein; translated protein: MKKFQTKVRLSGHIIDSLTLPKTLDEILEHGCNYEIEEIKVGKNRNDTSSALIKISSGSQKALSSTLQRILKLGASQIEEKEAALRTATSYGVFPDDFYITTNLPTRIMIKEKWLTVKNICMDSGIKITDDFNHALCIKMGDVKKGDMIVTGHNGIHLTPMSRMRHSGIFEFMGSTVSPEKSKWLAIKHIAEDLKEVRSAKNGKILFVCGPAIIHTGARGYLESLILNGYVDIIFAGNGFATHDIEACLYGTSLGISLKEGIITKKGHEHHLRAINTIRKTGGIRQAVKKGIIKEGIMHACVKTNTDFILTGSIRDDGPLPEVVSDMKEAQRLLREKFKDVKLCIMIASMLHSIAAGNLLPASVKTICVDINPEVVTKLSDRGTCQAVGLVTDAELFLRELTIHLIKKAD
- a CDS encoding acetyl ornithine aminotransferase family protein; amino-acid sequence: MKKKKNKEKIPGPKASAFVKEDTHYISPSYTRCYPLVAVRGRGAIITDIDGNRFLDFSSGIGVTVTGHCHPEVIASISRQANELIHMSGTDFYYPSQMRLAKKLNTLVPGNYRKRVFFGNSGAESVEAALKLSRHHTGRQLVIGFLGAFHGRTLGALSLSASKTIQKKKFSPLVPGVFHVPYAYCYRCPQGLKYPGCCLACVSWIEEELFQHTVPSDEVAAIFVEPILGEGGYVVPPPGFLPALKKICRKYGILLVADEVQSGCGRTGKFLAIENFDTIPDIVTLAKGIASGLPLSATVASEKIMDWPPGSHASTFGGNPVACEASLATIKLLEENLMENAKAVGDYMKQCLLDMQKNHRLIGDVRGIGLMLGVELVKDRETKSRATEERAQILNLCFQKGLIILGCGTNSIRFLPPLIISRSQADKALSIFDDALSHVEEKGK
- a CDS encoding response regulator; the encoded protein is MIVDEEGDDGGVTLANQLEKKGYNVKLSNNGEKAWKELKKGNIEILISGIKATYLGGVELLRMIHENNINTDVIICTSYGDVESYIRSSKLGASEYLNKPVSADELEKIIKITSQRHLATLSTRVETEDRRKHPRFTISEPAFIINREKEKIRKIKGLVIDISLSGLLLESSCNLMKDEMVEIHPILAGKRIEASAVIRRVKKKTESAEGADLNHAGLEFVRLPNSDHDYIKVYLNSI
- a CDS encoding amidinotransferase, producing MTSILMCPPDYYAIDYEINPWMHVRNKADQKKAKKQWENLHDIINNLGVKIEIIKPIKGLPDMVFTANAGLAFGRKFIKSNFRYKERKGEEKHFAGWFDKKGYEVFTIPRAIHFEGEGDILKIDDSFFAGYVIRSDIRAHEIISKITGKRVLSLELVNKRFYHLDTCFAPLSDKAIIYYPRAFDAFGRKVITKNIKTRIPVNAKDAARFCCNAVTIGETAIINSRCKDAKDNLKNHGMKVIETDLSEFIKAGGSAKCLVLFIDNC